In Silene latifolia isolate original U9 population chromosome 6, ASM4854445v1, whole genome shotgun sequence, the genomic window AAATTCTGTAAAGTTTGCCTAGCAGTATCCTTAGTTTTCAGAAGTATAGTCCATGTTACAATACTAAAATCATCTACTATGGTGAGGAAGTAAGATGCACCACTCAAGGTCTTAACTCTATTGGGCCCCCATAGGTCAACATGTATTAACTCAAATATTCTAGTGGAAATAGTACTGCTAACAGGGAAAGACATTTTATGATGCTTTGCTAAAAAACAGGTATCACAATGTATAGAATCTGTTTGTGTATTAAATTTCAAAGCAGGCATTACATACTTAAGAGTAGTCAGAGAACTATGCCCTAACCTAGTATGTAATAATGCTACATCAGCAACAGTAGAAGCAGATATTGAAAAACTAGGATTATAATCCCTAGAATTACAATCACTTTTATTAGAAGCTGAattgaaaacaacaacaaattggTAAATTCCATCTCTTTTCCAACCAGTGCAAAGAGCCTGCTTAGTGGAAGGCCGATCCTGAATATAACATTCAGTGGATGTAAAATGAGCTATTATCCTGTTATCAGACAAAAGCTTACCAAGGGATAGCAAGTTGTGCTTAAAATCAGGCAAATAAAGCACATTTTGCAAAGTGATATTATGAGTTAAAGGAACCTCACCAATAAATTTGACCAGTTTTATTTGTCCATCAGGTAAAGTAATGGCTAATGGTCTAGGCAATTATTTTAAAGGTTTAAACATTTTACACTCAGAAGCTAAGCCATGTGGTATGATGCTCCTGAGTCAACAATCCAACAAGGATAAGTTAAAGCATTGGAAGCACATAAAGCAGCTGATGCAAAGATCATACCTGCAAAAGGACCAGCTGAATCAGAGACAGAAGACTCGGATCGCATTTTAAACAATTCCTTGGCGTCTGCTTGAATAAAGGAATGATATGTCACAGAAGCTTGAACTGATCCCATATCATGAAAACTCTCAAGAGGAGTGTCTGCTTCAAATTCTCTAGACTCAACAACATATGCAGCAATTTTCTTTGAACCAAAACCAGATGCCTTATCAGAAGATTGCTGGCCCCTGATGCCTTGAGCCTTCAACCACTGCTTGTATGTCCAACAGTAACCAATTGTGTGACCTGCCTTGTGACAATGATCACAAAAGAATGTAGAACGATCCACTTTTGGCTTCTTAGAATCCCTTCTCCAGACATTAGGAGGATCACCAACAGCAATAACAGGTTGTAAATTTGAACGACGTCCTTACAGATTTGATACAAGAACGAAGCATTAGACTGATTGTAGTGCTCCTGCAACTCGGCCCACAGCTGTTTGCCGGAAATGACATTGGACAATGCTTCAGCTATCTTAGGGTTCAGAGAATGAAGGATCCAACGTATCACCGTGTAATCAGTTCTAATCCAATCAGAGTAATTCTCATGAGTCTCAGAAGGCTTAGGATAGCCGCCATTAACGAATCCAagcttaggccctgttcttttggactgaatccgtcgaatcgaatcaatcgaatcaatcgaatcgaacttaatggACTCGAATCAatctgaatcaatcgaatcgaacttaatggactgaatgaatgaatcgaatgaatcgaatcgaatcaatcgaatcgaatcgaacttaatggACTTGAACTGAACTGAGCCAAAATTAAAAAAACCCTACGTATTACTCAAAAAAATCACTTAACAAATACTGTGCCTTCAATCTGCTTTCCCCTTAGAACTtgttcataaaaaaaaatcctACCTTGACGCAACAGCCAATCTTTTGAAAGTATTCACTAATTCTGTATTACCCTTTGATTCTTTGATTGAATTCACATTTTTTTTAAtgagtttgtttttatttcttgcTTTTGTTTTGCAATTGTGATATTAAGACGTGATTTTATATATTATGTTGTTTCCTATATGTGTTCTTCTAAATTGATCTAAAAAGTTTGAATCTTTGTTGTTAGATCGCAAATTATTTTTATATAAGACGGTTGTATAATTTCAAGAAGACATTAAAATCAGTATAAAAGGAGTTTGATAGCATATTAGCATGGAATATGACGGTGTCATATTCAATGTGACGATGGAACCGTCGTCATTAGAATCAAGTAGGAAAATTTTTCATATTCAATTAGCTGCCagccaaaataaataaataaatatattaattacaAAAAATTATTATTGggaaattaaaacaaaacaaaacatcatTATTGGATGGGAATGAATGAAATTAGTCAATTACTTACACGGACTGTTTGAACATGACAAAGTAATTCGTGAATGAATGAAGTTGACTCCTTCTATATGTAATTCGTGACGGGTGTCTCTGAGTTATTTTTGCCCAATTATTCATTTGATAGGATTTTTACATTTATCAACGTGGGTTGGGAAGGGAGTGCCCATGATCTTACAGTATGGCGAGATTCTCTAACTGCCTCAAAATATGTTTTTCCTCATCCACCTGAAGGTAAGTATTAACTAATTTTCTTTATTTGTTTATAGCTCATTATTTTGCGATTCTCACGCAATTTTTATTTTACTTTGTAGGTAAGTACTATTTGGTGGACTCCGGATATCTTAATACTATTGGATATCTGTCTCCTATTTGCGATCCCAATGTCAGATCCCATTTGCCGGAATTTAAGCACGGGCCACCTATAGGAATGTTAGAACATTTCAATTACCGACATTCTTCATTAAGAATGAAAGTTGAATGTGCGTTTGGTCAATTGAAGAAAAGGTGGAAGGTCTTTGAAAACTATGCCCCGAGATGTTACCAAAGTATCAAATgtcaattatcgtttcatgtttcACACTTCATAATTTTATACGAATGCATAAGCTTGGTATCCCAATTGTACAACATGATGCAGTTATTGGGAGAACAGATACAAATTTGGATGATAAAGATCGAATGAGCCTTATGTCTAAAGTGAGAATGGATATAGCTAAAGCTATTTGGAAAGATAACAATCCCGACGAGCATGAAGATGGAGTGTCGCAAAATGACAACGAAGAAGAACATATGGAAGTAGATGATCCGAATAACTAAATTTTATAATTTGCGTTGAATCTAAACATTTTTCACAATTGCAAGCATTTGATGTATTGacattaataatttttatttttattttatcatGACTCCTATTTTTGAACTAAAAATTTCGCTATTACACACTGCTGTCTATTTATAGATATTTCAAAGAACCAGACGATgacgacgataataataataataataataataataataataataataataataataataataataataataataataataataataataataataataataataataataataataataataataataataataataataataataataataataataataataataataataataataataataataataataataataataataataataataataataataataataatactccgcAGGTTTTGTATTTTGCGAAGGGCTGGTTCTATTTTAGGTTTTTCTGTGAGGAGGATATGAACCTGATTAAAAATGATTCTTGGAACCTTAATGGCTTCCCCCTGGTTTTCAAAGATTGGAGTCCTACAATTGTGGAGGAATTAACACAGGTCTCCACTGTTCTCATCTGGGTTTTGTTTCCCAATTTAGACCCATGTTTTTGGTCCAACTCTTTGGGCTTAGTAAAGTTGCTAGTTCGGTGGGTAAGCCTCTTTGTGCTGATGAGGTTACTACTGAAAAAAGTAAGCTTGCCTTTGCCCGAGTCCTTATTGAGGCAGATATTTCTAAGGAGTTACCTAGTGCTATATGGCTGAATACTCCTTTTAGAGGGCGTATCTTACAAAAGGTGGTGTATGAATGGATTCCTTACTTTTGTACCAAGTGCAAGAAGATTGGTCATACTGTGGATAAGTGTAGGGTTGGGCAAGTGGGTAAGAGGAAGCCGGTTTACAAGCCTAAGCCTACTGTCCAACAAACTGCTCCAGTGCCTACTGTTGTTCTTGAGGAGGTGCCACTGCCGTCTTCTTCTGCTGCAGTTGCTACTGAAGTAGCTGTCCATCAGACTCCTGTGGCTAAGGGTGGAACTGTGACTAGTCAGCATACTCCCCCTGATTCTCATTTGGATGAGGAGGGGTTTGGGAAGTCTCAGGCAACAAGTCAGGTGCTCCTGCATAGTAAAGCAAGTGTCTCTGTTAATTTGGGTAATAGATTCCAGGAATTAGCAGTACCTGAGCAAACTGAATCTGGTCAAGTTTTGGGTATAAGTAATGGTGAAGAGGGTACTATTTTGGTTGATCCTGGACTGATGGTGGCTGTGTTCTCCCGCCCAATGAATATCCTTACATGGAACATTAGGGGTTGAATGACCCTCTAAAGCAACATGAGGTGTTAGACCTTATGTTGGCTAATAAAGTGGATGTAGCTTCTATAATTGAAACTCATGTTAGGGATGCTGCTATTCATAGAGTCTGGAAGAATAAGTTAGCTAGATTTCAGTTAATTAATAATAATGACTGCCACTCTAATGGTCGTATCTGGGTGCTTTGGAATCCTTCTACTGTCTCTCTTAGGGTTTGTGGGAAGACTGCTCAACATGTCCATTGTCAGGTTATGCACCTTCTCACCCAGAAGTCCTATGAGATGACTTTTGTGTATGCTTTTAATTTGGGAGTTCACAGGAGAACTTTGTGGTCTACTCTCCAACACATTGCTGCTAATGTCTCTCACCCTTGGTGCTGTCTAGGGGACTTCAATGTTACTCTTAGTGCTGAGGAGAGGCTTGGAAGTGAGCAGGTGCATTATGGGGATATGGAAGAGTTTAAGGATTGTTTGGATTTGTGTGGGCTTGTTGATCACCCTGCCACAGGATGCTCCTATACTTGGTCTAACAGGCAAGGGGAGCAGCTGAGATGGGCTAAATTGGATAGGGTTCTTGGCCATCATAGCTGGTTGTCAACTATTAGTTCTACTGCTAGTTTTTTCTTTCTTGGCATTTCGACCATTCCCTATGCTAGTTCGGGTGGACTTGGGCATTCGAGAGGAGGGGAGCACCTTCGGGTACCTTGAGTGTTGGTCTCTTTCCCCTCACTTTACTCCCCGTCCGCTTAGTTGTTGGTCTGGTCAGGCTTGGGGAAGTAGGATTAGTGTCTTGTTTCAAAAGTCAAGGCCTTTGAAATTGGGTCTTAAACAGTTGCATAAGAAGGAGTATAGTGGCATTAGGGGTAGGATTAGGGATGCTAAGGAAGCTTTATGCTCTTGGCAGACTCAAATTCAAGCTGACCCCCTTAATCCCACTTTGATTGACCAGGAAAAGCTTTTAATCCATAGTTATCTTTGTATTAAGAAAAGTGAGATAGGCATTCGAAGCATAGGGCCAAGGTGGAGCACAATAACTTCAGTGATGACAATACTCGCTATTTTTATGCCAAAATTGCTGAGAGAAAGTCTAGGAACACTATTGGATCTCTTAAGGATGTGGATGGCAGGATTTGCAAGGGAACTGAGGAGATTGGGAGTGCCTCTGTTGGGTTTTATAAGAGCCTACTTGGGTCCACTTCACCTGTTCAGCCTATTCCTTCTGATCTATTTAATGATGCTGTTCTGGACCCCACTCAGAAGCAGCAGCTGGTTCTTCCCTTCTCTGATCAAGAGCTTATGGATGCCCTCAAGTCCATTGACAGGTATAAGAGTCCTGGGGTTGATGGCTTTAGCTCTGGATTTTTTCTGGATGCCTGGGATACTATAGGTACTGATTTTAAAGCAGCTGTCCAGGAGTTCTTTGTGAAGAGAAATATGCCCAAAGCTGCAAATGCTACTCTTCTTGTGCTTGTTCCTAAAACTGACATACCCTCCTCTGTTGTGGACTATCGCCCTATTGCCTGCTGTACCACGTTCTACAAGGTCATCAGTAAAATGCTG contains:
- the LOC141587923 gene encoding uncharacterized protein LOC141587923 — encoded protein: MLANKVDVASIIETHVRDAAIHRVWKNKLARFQLINNNDCHSNGRIWVLWNPSTVSLRVCGKTAQHVHCQVMHLLTQKSYEMTFVYAFNLGVHRRTLWSTLQHIAANVSHPWCCLGDFNVTLSAEERLGSEQVHYGDMEEFKDCLDLCGLVDHPATGCSYTWSNRQGEQLRWAKLDRVLGHHSWLSTISSTASFFFLGISTIPYASSGGLGHSRGGEHLRHRAKVEHNNFSDDNTRYFYAKIAERKSRNTIGSLKDVDGRICKGTEEIGSASVGFYKSLLGSTSPVQPIPSDLFNDAVLDPTQKQQLVLPFSDQELMDALKSIDRYKSPGVDGFSSGFFLDAWDTIGTDFKAAVQEFFVKRNMPKAANATLLVLVPKTDIPSSVVDYRPIACCTTFYKVISKMLANRLRDVLPNLVGWEQAAFVKDRDLFENSALAHELTANEENSHLDTGSSPFYLTVSSIAMFKPMLDKIRGKIMHWANHTLSYAGKVTLLNSVVFGVQNFWGASILLPKGIVKKLQKTCKDFFWGIAEGKRRLVFKKWVDFCLPRREGGMDIKEILSWNKSHMATSTISHSWFWKSVIATKDMLVHLAGVTKTGEEVLEECTRHGKFQVSQIYHSIRPKGNIVGWYRVIHDGSVLPKHAVIGSLACQNRLSTLDNFQKRGFCLANRCVLCGCEEETLAHLFFSCSFSVEVWNAVCRWMGHFDPPVLLAQVLHWFSLYNRGAARVKVQRRCLLACTIYMLWKERNDRIFNDKRSNSRGLCRKICYLVATRMYQLA